A single genomic interval of Lathyrus oleraceus cultivar Zhongwan6 chromosome 7, CAAS_Psat_ZW6_1.0, whole genome shotgun sequence harbors:
- the LOC127105590 gene encoding probable CCR4-associated factor 1 homolog 9 — MSMLKEVIIREVWAYNLEYEFNLILQAISEHHLIISMDTEFPGVIHSPKIDYRHLLPSDHYRYLKANVDDLKLIQVGLTLSDSEGNLPDFGTNNSYIWEFNFCDFDVNHDLCNQDSIDMLRRQGINFERNLFHGVDSKLFAELMFSSILVYNDFVTWVTFSSAYDFGYLVKILTGMNLPNLLEDFLKMVKVLFGKSVYDMKYMMKSCNSLYGGLERVATTLDVCRAVGNAHQAASDSLLTWHVFDKMIKTYFKDDEAAKHAGVLFGLEIAA; from the coding sequence ATGAGCATGTTGAAGGAAGTCATTATCCGTGAAGTTTGGGCGTACAATTTAGAGTATGAATtcaatctcatccttcaagctATCTCTGAACATCATCTAATCATTTCAATGGATACTGAATTTCCCGGCGTAATTCATTCCCCAAAAATTGACTATCGTCATCTTCTACCCTCTGATCACTACCGTTATTTGAAAGCCAATGTCGATGATCTTAAACTCATTCAAGTTGGACTCACACTTTCGGATTCTGAGGGAAACCTTCCTGACTTTGGAACCAATAACAGTTACATCTGGGAGTTTAACTTCTGTGATTTTGACGTCAATCATGATCTCTGTAATCAAGATTCCATTGATATGCTCCGCCGTCAAGGGATTAATTTTGAGCGCAATTTATTTCACGGTGTGGATTCAAAGCTTTTCGCTGAACTAATGTTCTCGTCGATACTTGTTTATAACGATTTTGTTACTTGGGTCACGTTTAGTAGCGCTTATGATTTTGGATATTTGGTGAAGATCCTGACCGGAATGAATTTACCAAACCTGTTAGAGgattttttgaaaatggttaAAGTATTGTTTGGAAAAAGTGTTTATGACATGAAATATATGATGAAGTCCTGCAACTCTCTTTATGGTGGTCTCGAGCGGGTAGCTACTACGCTTGATGTGTGTCGGGCAGTTGGAAATGCTCATCAAGCTGCATCGGATAGTTTGTTGACGTGGCATGTATTCGACAAAATGATAAAGACTTATTTTAAGGATGACGAAGCTGCCAAACATGCCGGAGTGTTGTTTGGATTAGAAATTGCAGCTTAG